The Paenibacillus sophorae genome has a segment encoding these proteins:
- a CDS encoding DMSO/selenate family reductase complex B subunit has translation MMGKQMAFYIDQEHCSGCCTCQTACKDKNNLAPGQLFRSVSEFAGGGYRQIGGAVYQEVFAYWVPMSCNHCQDPLCVSKCPVQAIYKREEDGIVMINAELCIGCRICVRNCPYGAPNYNPITRKAEKCEMCQDQLAAGKQPVCVNSCPLRLIECGPLEELQAKHGTVNQIEGLPDAQLTRPSLVISPHRSAIRNERHS, from the coding sequence ATGATGGGAAAGCAGATGGCTTTTTATATCGATCAGGAGCACTGCTCCGGCTGCTGCACCTGTCAAACCGCCTGTAAGGACAAGAATAACCTTGCGCCAGGACAATTGTTTCGCAGCGTCAGTGAATTCGCAGGCGGCGGGTATCGGCAGATTGGCGGCGCTGTCTATCAGGAGGTATTCGCGTATTGGGTGCCGATGAGCTGCAACCATTGTCAGGACCCGCTTTGCGTAAGCAAGTGCCCGGTTCAAGCGATTTACAAACGGGAAGAAGACGGCATTGTGATGATTAATGCCGAGCTGTGCATTGGCTGCCGCATATGTGTCCGCAATTGCCCTTATGGCGCCCCTAACTACAACCCGATTACGCGCAAGGCGGAAAAATGTGAGATGTGTCAGGATCAGCTCGCGGCAGGCAAGCAGCCGGTGTGTGTGAACTCGTGTCCTTTGCGGTTGATTGAATGCGGTCCTTTGGAGGAGCTTCAGGCCAAGCATGGAACCGTCAATCAGATCGAAGGGCTGCCTGATGCTCAGCTTACGCGGCCTTCGCTGGTTATATCTCCTCATCGCAGCGCTATCAGGAATGAGCGGCATTCATAG
- a CDS encoding LysR family transcriptional regulator has translation MDIGLLKVFMAVAEEGSISKAAQSLNYVQSNVTARIQQLEQELKTPLFYRHSRGITLTSAGQTLLTYTEKILNLLEEAEKAVLDSPIPKGSITVGSDTTAAIRLPPILSAYRGKFPEVEVHLEIGLTDQLINAVLQYSVNGAFVDGPVEHPDIIQELIINERLGLIIPETMDFRGLRTIQDKTLLILNPDCMYRLQLEEWFRDEGFRLAKVMQFGTMEGLLGCVKAGIGFAVLPVSYFNKLNVKDGIRCYPFPERYREVPTVFVRRRDLYMTSAFHKFIEELKEHLPEALCCGARASES, from the coding sequence ATGGATATTGGTCTTCTGAAGGTGTTTATGGCGGTCGCCGAGGAAGGGAGCATTTCAAAAGCAGCCCAAAGTCTTAACTATGTACAATCGAATGTGACGGCAAGAATTCAGCAGCTGGAGCAGGAGCTGAAGACTCCGCTCTTTTACCGTCACAGCCGGGGGATCACGCTGACTTCGGCGGGTCAGACTCTTTTAACGTATACGGAGAAGATTTTAAACCTGCTGGAGGAGGCGGAAAAAGCGGTTCTGGATTCGCCCATTCCCAAGGGCTCCATTACGGTGGGCTCCGATACGACGGCGGCCATACGCTTGCCCCCTATTTTATCCGCGTATCGCGGCAAATTTCCTGAGGTCGAAGTCCATCTGGAAATTGGATTAACCGATCAACTTATCAATGCCGTCCTGCAGTATTCCGTTAACGGAGCCTTTGTGGATGGGCCGGTCGAGCATCCGGACATTATTCAGGAGCTTATCATTAACGAGCGTTTGGGACTTATCATACCGGAAACGATGGATTTTCGCGGGCTCCGAACCATTCAGGACAAGACACTGCTGATCTTGAACCCAGACTGCATGTATCGGCTGCAGTTGGAAGAGTGGTTCAGGGACGAAGGCTTCCGTCTAGCCAAAGTCATGCAGTTCGGAACAATGGAAGGGCTGCTGGGCTGTGTAAAAGCGGGGATCGGCTTTGCAGTGCTGCCTGTATCTTATTTTAATAAGCTGAATGTCAAGGACGGCATCCGGTGCTATCCTTTCCCGGAGAGGTACAGGGAAGTTCCGACGGTCTTTGTACGGCGGCGCGATCTGTACATGACGAGCGCCTTTCATAAATTTATCGAGGAGCTAAAGGAGCATCTGCCGGAAGCGTTGTGTTGCGGAGCCCGGGCTTCGGAATCTTAG
- a CDS encoding DMSO/selenate family reductase complex A subunit, which yields MGGKGVSPLSGSRQPHVEEQVIRTAASHNCGGLCVLKAYVANGRIVRITTEDDIPDTETAPQLRGCLRCYSYRDRLYHPDRLKYPMKRVGKRGEGKFERIGWDEALDIIAAQTEKMMQRYGPESIYLNYASGNTGKTAERVWMARLMGLYGGYLSYYGTYSTACTQIATPYTFGTTKTGSSREDWVHSKLIIMLGWNPAETIHGTNTSYYLKRAKEAGARIVVIDPIYSNTAVALADEWIPIRPTTDSALLDAMAYTMITEGLHDQSFLDKYCLGFDEEHMPAGIPSGNSYKSYILGESEDRTVKTPEWAEAITGIPRETIIRLAREYATMHPGALIQGYGPQRHAYGEQVVRSGTVLAAITGNVGVKGGWASGAGYPAVQPIVGSIPIHNPCKAQISVFTWPDAIMRGTEMGPELGVTGVEKLSSNIKLIFNLGGNCLINQHSDCNGTAKMLADESLVELIVVSDHFLTASARFADILLPADSFMERNDIVADNNGRYILYMNKVVETVYECRNGYDWITDLADRLGLKKEFTEGRTHEQWLKYIVEQTREANLEFPDYGRFKEQGVYRWNHTEPFIAFQKQIEDPERYPFPTPSGKIEIFSERLWQKNNPKEIPAVPQYIAAWEGPEDPLKAHYPLQCIGHHYKRRVHSSFDNSEWMEEAGRQEVWMNTADADARGIANGDHVRVYNERGEMSLPAKVTPRIMPGVVSVPQGAWWTPDEKGVDRRGCINALTKYHPTPLAFGNPQHTNLVQIRRDEGEAEQT from the coding sequence ATGGGGGGAAAAGGAGTAAGTCCTTTATCCGGTTCGCGGCAGCCGCATGTGGAAGAACAGGTTATAAGGACGGCAGCTTCTCACAATTGCGGTGGTTTATGCGTCTTGAAGGCGTATGTTGCCAATGGACGGATTGTGCGCATCACAACCGAGGATGATATACCGGATACCGAGACAGCCCCGCAGCTGCGGGGCTGTCTACGCTGCTATTCTTACCGTGACCGTCTATATCATCCGGACCGTCTGAAATATCCGATGAAACGGGTCGGCAAACGGGGCGAAGGCAAGTTTGAGCGGATCGGCTGGGATGAGGCGCTGGATATCATTGCGGCCCAAACCGAGAAGATGATGCAGAGGTATGGACCGGAGTCCATTTACTTGAATTATGCCAGCGGAAATACCGGTAAGACAGCGGAGCGGGTATGGATGGCCAGATTGATGGGACTATATGGAGGCTATCTTTCGTATTACGGCACTTACAGCACGGCTTGTACGCAGATTGCCACGCCTTACACTTTTGGAACAACGAAGACCGGCAGCAGCCGGGAGGATTGGGTTCACTCCAAGCTGATCATCATGCTGGGATGGAACCCGGCTGAGACCATTCATGGCACCAACACCTCCTATTACCTGAAGCGCGCCAAAGAAGCAGGCGCCCGAATTGTTGTAATCGACCCGATCTATTCCAATACGGCTGTCGCTTTGGCCGACGAATGGATTCCGATTCGGCCTACGACGGATAGCGCGCTGCTGGATGCGATGGCTTATACGATGATTACGGAAGGACTGCATGACCAATCCTTTCTGGACAAGTATTGCCTGGGATTTGACGAGGAGCATATGCCCGCAGGTATACCTTCCGGGAATTCGTACAAAAGCTACATTCTCGGCGAAAGTGAGGACCGGACGGTGAAAACGCCGGAATGGGCGGAGGCGATAACCGGCATTCCGCGCGAAACCATTATCCGTTTGGCACGCGAGTATGCCACGATGCACCCCGGCGCGCTGATTCAGGGCTATGGCCCGCAGCGCCATGCTTATGGGGAACAGGTTGTGCGGAGCGGGACGGTGCTCGCTGCCATAACCGGCAACGTGGGCGTCAAGGGGGGCTGGGCGTCCGGTGCCGGTTACCCGGCGGTTCAGCCCATTGTAGGCTCCATTCCAATCCATAATCCGTGCAAGGCGCAAATATCGGTATTTACTTGGCCCGATGCGATTATGCGGGGAACGGAAATGGGTCCTGAACTGGGCGTTACCGGAGTAGAGAAGCTATCCTCGAATATCAAGCTGATCTTTAATCTGGGCGGCAATTGCCTGATTAATCAGCATTCGGATTGCAACGGCACGGCGAAAATGCTGGCGGATGAAAGTCTGGTGGAACTGATTGTCGTCAGCGACCATTTTCTGACGGCAAGCGCGCGGTTCGCGGATATTCTTCTGCCGGCCGATAGCTTCATGGAGCGGAATGACATCGTCGCGGACAACAACGGCCGCTACATATTGTACATGAATAAAGTGGTTGAAACGGTCTATGAGTGCCGCAATGGCTATGATTGGATTACAGATCTGGCCGACAGACTTGGCTTAAAGAAGGAATTTACCGAAGGCCGAACGCATGAACAATGGCTGAAATATATCGTAGAGCAGACCCGGGAAGCCAATCTGGAATTTCCCGATTACGGGCGGTTTAAGGAACAGGGCGTTTACCGCTGGAACCACACGGAACCCTTTATTGCCTTCCAAAAGCAGATTGAAGATCCCGAGCGATATCCGTTCCCTACTCCCTCGGGAAAAATCGAAATTTTCTCCGAACGTCTATGGCAGAAAAACAATCCCAAGGAAATCCCTGCCGTACCCCAATATATCGCGGCTTGGGAGGGGCCGGAAGACCCGCTCAAAGCGCATTACCCCCTACAATGCATCGGTCACCATTACAAGCGCCGCGTCCATTCTTCCTTCGATAACAGCGAGTGGATGGAGGAAGCCGGCCGTCAGGAAGTGTGGATGAACACAGCTGACGCCGACGCGCGGGGCATCGCAAATGGGGATCACGTTCGGGTATATAACGAACGGGGAGAAATGTCATTGCCGGCCAAGGTGACCCCGAGAATTATGCCGGGTGTCGTTTCGGTTCCCCAGGGCGCTTGGTGGACACCGGACGAAAAAGGAGTCGATCGCCGCGGCTGCATCAATGCTTTGACGAAGTATCATCCGACGCCTCTTGCTTTTGGCAATCCTCAGCATACGAACCTGGTACAAATCCGGAGGGATGAAGGGGAGGCCGAGCAGACATGA
- a CDS encoding DUF1847 domain-containing protein, producing the protein MADYSFSCTSCGVYNCTTREAEFPKACPTTNSDEVFLEEALDAYKKDELVSRIARASAEVEGQFYGKLTRVEEIIEFAKKLNAKKIGIATCAGLIQESKIFAKILKARGMEFYSVICKVGGVDKTEIGIPEEDKVKKGGHESLCNPLMQAKILNAEQTDLNVVVGLCVGHDSLFMKYSDAPVTTLVTKDRVMGHNPVAALYTTTSYYAKLLHAE; encoded by the coding sequence ATGGCGGACTATAGTTTTTCATGCACAAGCTGCGGCGTATACAACTGCACAACAAGGGAAGCTGAATTTCCGAAAGCATGCCCTACAACGAATTCTGATGAGGTGTTCCTTGAGGAAGCCCTCGATGCCTATAAAAAGGACGAGCTGGTGTCGAGAATCGCACGGGCATCGGCGGAGGTTGAGGGACAGTTCTACGGCAAGCTGACCCGAGTTGAGGAAATTATAGAATTTGCCAAAAAATTGAACGCAAAGAAAATCGGTATTGCAACCTGCGCCGGATTGATTCAGGAAAGCAAGATTTTTGCGAAAATTTTGAAAGCCCGAGGAATGGAATTCTATAGTGTCATATGCAAGGTCGGAGGCGTGGACAAGACCGAAATCGGCATCCCTGAAGAGGATAAAGTGAAAAAGGGCGGTCATGAGTCGCTCTGCAATCCGCTTATGCAGGCGAAGATCCTCAATGCGGAACAAACCGATCTGAATGTGGTCGTCGGACTTTGCGTCGGTCATGATTCGTTGTTTATGAAATATTCGGACGCCCCTGTAACAACGTTGGTAACGAAGGATCGCGTTATGGGTCATAACCCGGTTGCCGCGCTGTATACGACGACCTCGTACTACGCCAAGCTTCTCCATGCGGAATAA